The DNA segment GTTACGGGCcaaatgtgatttttttttttttgggaattagaaaaaattGTACGTTCATTTTGATTTACAGATTTATACGCTTCTTTTGCTAATTccgaaaaataaaaatataaaaatataaaaagttGGCCAAATATTGCTCTGTTGTTTGACTGACATACATCCCTTTTAATATTCTTTGTCGCGCCGTTGTCTTGCCTTGATTAAGACACCGTAACCTACATTAGCGGCACTAATTGATCAGACAAGCGTCTTTTAAAAAGTTAATCACGTATCACCTTGGTTAATCTTCAGCGTAACTGAGATTAGCGCCACTAATTAATCATGCTcgaaaaagattaaaaattcGGCAAGGAAAGTTTGGCTCTAAACCAAATGCTAGCTTGGAAATTTCACCAACTGCCAATTGGCATAGTTGCAGTCACAGGGTAATCAACTGATAACAATAACTTGCTCTTGCAGACGCAATTCACAAGATCATCAACACATGTATCCTAGCTCGCGAGCATTTAACTCGAAACGGAGTGTCAGATCAGAtcatttttccttttccaaGCATTAGTAGAAACTACAGAttaagcagcagcagcaaggtgcTCATATGCGATGCAAACCCACATGTGATTAAGTTCCAACTGAAACTAGTGGTAATTAACGGAGAAAATGCATGCCTAGTTTAACCAAGAAAGGTAAGGTAATCTATCTTCGTCTTTGATGTTCTTGTGTCTTTCTGCAGATATTCTGTGGACCTGTGTGCTATCTTCTTAGGAGATCAGTTACTGCTAGCTAGTTAACGGTGAGCCAAAACTTCACTAGCGATCCGACGATTCCTCGGAGCTCGTCAGCGTTGGATCAGTAGGAGCGAGTCGCCATCGACAGCGCCAGTTCGGTGCCCACGTTGCCGCTTCCGGCGTCGAGCATCAGCGCCTTCTTCCCGGCTTCCGGCAGGCACGGCACCGACGACGAAGACGAGTCCTGCGGCAGTGGCAATGGCCAGACAGATGAGAGATCGATCCATCACTTTCGTGTTCGTTTGCATGCAGCTCCTGCTTGACGCATACGAGCTACGAGTGGCGCCAAGGTTGAAGTTTGAACGAGAGGAAGGGCGAGAGCGAGCTCACCGTGTGCCGGAGCTGCAAGTCGAGGCCGCCGAAGTAAGGCTGCACTGCCTGCAGGTCATCATCCCAGGCCACGGTGCTGgatggcagtggcggcggctgGACCTGGACTGCCGAGGCCGGGGCGGGCAGCAGCGGGAGCTTCGCAGAGGCGGCGTTGGTGGACGACGCGGACGTCGGCGTGGGGAGGCCGCCAACCGCCAGGTACTCCTCCACGGACGGCGGTGCGAGGTTGTACATCACGGCGTCAAAGTTGGCGACGACCAGGTCCCCGCCGGGTGTCAGCGGCTCTGGCAGCGCTGAGGGGCTGCAGGCTTCACCGTTGACCGTGTCAACAGCCGTGTTCAGCCACTGGAACGTCCCCTGCGGCTTGCAGATGCGCACGCTGCACTTCCTCGACGTCCTCTTCTCGCTGCCACGGACGCCATCGCCACCGTTGCTGCTAGCGGTGGCGTTGCTTGCACCGGCGGCAGCATGGCCCAGCGCGTTGCCGGTACTGGCTTCTTGCTTGTCAATGTCAGCTTTGGAAGGCTCTTTGACACAGAGGTCAGCTTGTTCTAGCAACAGCATGTGTTGTTCTCCACCTCCAGGGTTCTGCAAGAGCAAGTCTTCCTGTACATACAGTCCAATGCAAAATTTGAGCATGTTTTATCAGCTAATTGCTGATTGATACTGCCAATATGCAATCAGACACATCATTCAAAGCTAAGTGAAACCAAGAAATCATAGAGCCTTGGATGCATCTGATGCACTTGCACTGCAGTCAGTAACTAGTGAATGTACCTGAAGGAACTGGAAACAAGTGGATATGGCAACCATCTGCTCCTCCAGTTTGGCATTCTTCTCAACCATACTCTCACATTTTTCCTAGAAAGTAGATTAAGAAGAGATATGTGGAAGACAGATAGCATTCGGTTAAGCTTCAGATAACATCACTGATTAACACTGACGAGGCACAAATTCAGAAGATTGATTTGATGTACCTTCAGGAACAACAGCTCCTCTCTCAGCTCGCCATTTGCCTGTGTTGCATTGTCGTACTTCTCCTGAAAACAAAACCAGCAACATGCTTGAGCATGCCCAAATGAAGGtagcatacaattgattgtATCAGGCAGATAAATCTTGTACCTCCAAGGACAGCACCTCCTTTTCCAGGTTTTCATTGGCCTTCATCATACAGTCATACCCCTGCAAACAAGATCATCATGATTCACGAACATATGTACATGACCAGGCGTAGCTGACTATATACATTGAAATGCTACATATATAGAACAGGGAAAAGAGTATGAACATGGTATTTTTAAAGTTATTCCGGTACTATTGGAAATACGAAACAGACATGCAGATTAATACTCTCTCTGTGCAAGTATTGTTCCAATGTTTGTGCAAAACTACTGATTAACAGGGGATCTGTCTAAACATCCATCCACCTTAAGATGAATGAATCAATGTGAGAAGCAAAGCACAGACCTGAGTATGATGAATGTTCATGCAGTGCCTTCAGACTTGAGAGAGGTGACAAAGAATTACAAATGGACTATTGCAAAGAAAAATCTGCGCCTACTGCCGTTGTCGCTTTTTTTATGCACAGCACAATGTGCATTACAAAATCTAATTCAAGACTTGCCACTTGTGAGAACTCCAATATTAACCAAGAACTAGACATGTCCACACCATTACAAGTGCATAGCATAACCATGTGCGATTGAGTTTCACACATGCATATTTTTCAGTTTTCAGCTTTGCAGTTCACACTACAAGTTTACAACAAAAAATGGCTATCTACGTTGAGACACTActtaaaacaaacaaaaaatggaTATGATATTCTTCAAGTTCTACCAGTACTATTGGAAACAGACATGCAGATTAATACTCTGTGCTAGTGTTGATCTAGTGTAGGAGCAGAATTGCAGATTAGAAGGCGCTTTGGCTAAACATCGATCCACCTTAAGCTGTACGAAGCAATGTGAGAAGCAAAAGGGAAGAATTTATGTTAGTGTGCTGAAGTTCATGCAGTGCCTTCAGACTTCAGAGAGGTGACACAGAGCTACAAGTTTTGCAATTCGCACTACAAGTTTACAAGAAAAATTGCACATTGTAAGACATGAACGAGTTTCATGTCAAGGGATGATGTATGATCACCTGCCAAGAAATGTAAGCTTCCTTGCTCACTTGAATCAGATTGGAACTGAGCTCCTTCATATGCCTGCACATTATCATGAACATGGTTCACAGCATCACAAGTTAATTTCAGCAAAAAAATAGATTGCAACTTACTCTGTGCAAGAATATAAACAAGATAGTATCAGCAGTGCAGGAAGTAGAAAATGGATTGcaagagaagagaggaagaaaaaggagaccTTTTTACGACGGCGAGCTCCCCGGCAAGctcctccaccttcttcttcaccTCGAGCGCGCAGGCCTCCGGCGATACGGGGTCTCCGGGCTTCCacccgggcggcggcacccagTACGGGTCATCCACCCCGGCCTCCCGGCGCACGGCCGCGAGCCCCGCCGGCTCCAGCCAGTACTCCAGGGTGCCGTCCGCGTTGTACCGGCGGCGTAACCGCTCGGTGCTGCCGGCCGGGACCTTGTCGGTGACGTGCCTGAGGAGGTGGTCGAGGAGGCCGGTGTCACCGATGTGCCGGCGCGCCTCCGCCCGCAGCTCGCCGCGCTGCAAGGGCTTGCCTTCTCTGGCGCCGCGCGCGCGCAGGATGTCGAGCAGCGCAACCTCGGCAGCCGCGTACCGCCGGGCCGACCACCGGTCGACCTTGCCGCGCGGTGAGCCGGGCTtgggagcgggagcggcggtCTTGCTCTCTTCCTCGCGCTTGGCGGCGTCGCGGCGACGGCGATGGCCACTCCTCGTCTTCTCCATCTTGACCACCTCGAGCATCTCTGGGCTGCTCTCTTCTGCCGctggcgccgccgcctcctccttcgGTCGCTTCCTCTTCCTGCCACCATTCCACTCCTCGTCCTCCCCCTTCAACACCCGCGGGACCTTCTTGGCGCGCCTGGCGGCGTCGCGGCCACGGCCACTCCTCGTCCTCTTC comes from the Phragmites australis chromosome 22, lpPhrAust1.1, whole genome shotgun sequence genome and includes:
- the LOC133905039 gene encoding protein AMEIOTIC 1 homolog, whose amino-acid sequence is MSGGIPAARVLRRRVAGEDMGDDGDAFWAGAPRLYDFSQQQQEQSPRPPSPPAARRSPPPEPKPTPCGPCLLTLQGSCAGWGVRKHIQYSRRRRAVCGAPPQAVVEEMKRRAAVQCGDGDKDEERSSGAKKRKRLEEMGKDEAAAVETSQKDNRVVVRTEKTRSRKRTRSGRGRDAARRAKKVPRVLKGEDEEWNGGRKRKRPKEEAAAPAAEESSPEMLEVVKMEKTRSGHRRRRDAAKREEESKTAAPAPKPGSPRGKVDRWSARRYAAAEVALLDILRARGAREGKPLQRGELRAEARRHIGDTGLLDHLLRHVTDKVPAGSTERLRRRYNADGTLEYWLEPAGLAAVRREAGVDDPYWVPPPGWKPGDPVSPEACALEVKKKVEELAGELAVVKRHMKELSSNLIQVSKEAYISWQGYDCMMKANENLEKEVLSLEEKYDNATQANGELREELLFLKEKCESMVEKNAKLEEQMVAISTCFQFLQEDLLLQNPGGGEQHMLLLEQADLCVKEPSKADIDKQEASTGNALGHAAAGASNATASSNGGDGVRGSEKRTSRKCSVRICKPQGTFQWLNTAVDTVNGEACSPSALPEPLTPGGDLVVANFDAVMYNLAPPSVEEYLAVGGLPTPTSASSTNAASAKLPLLPAPASAVQVQPPPLPSSTVAWDDDLQAVQPYFGGLDLQLRHTDSSSSSVPCLPEAGKKALMLDAGSGNVGTELALSMATRSY